One part of the Miscanthus floridulus cultivar M001 unplaced genomic scaffold, ASM1932011v1 os_2346, whole genome shotgun sequence genome encodes these proteins:
- the LOC136534838 gene encoding uncharacterized protein, translating to MAGEGERTPPQSPRSKALLQHFERKVRLHAEHLDEDVRVTNERLGQLETAQIETNTKLASLEGTLGSVNTSLVGVLERLERMEQNRCDGFERRNHNNNNNMGSAAGHDEEEYAADTELDEELNGHRRIEQHRRRHETGPRRPRQEVRADDSFGKIKFTIPAFDGRYNPDMYLSWELAVDQKFTCHDFPEDKRVRAATSEFTDFASVWWSEYHRKNPNNTPTWDALKRVMRARFVPSYYARDLLHKLQQLRQGSKSVEEYYQELQMGMLRCGLEENEDGAIARFMGGLNREIQDILAYKEYNSVNRLFHLACKAEREVQGR from the coding sequence atggcaggagaaggtgaaaggacccctccacaatcacctcgatcaaaagccttgctgcaacactttgaacgcaaagtgaggctccatgctgaacaccttgatgaggatgttcgtgtcaccaatgagcgccttggtcaattggagacggctcagattgagaccaacaccaagttggcttccttggaaGGCACTCTTGGTTCTGTTAATACATCTCTTGTAGGTGTCTTGGAGCGATTGGAGAGGATGGAACAGAATCGCTGTGATGGTTTTGAACGAcgtaatcacaacaacaacaacaacatgggcagtgctgctggtcatgatgaagaagaatatgcagcGGACACTGAGCTTGATGAGGAGCTGAATGGTCATCGACGCATCGAACAACATCGCCGCCGCCATGAGACAGGTCCTCGCCGACCACGGCAAGAGGTACGTGCCGATGACTCATTTGGCAAGATTAAATTCACCATACCTGCTTTTGATGGGAGGTATAATCCTGATATGTACCTTAGTTGGGAATTAGCTGTTGATCAGAAATTTACTTgccatgatttccctgaggacaaacgtgttagggctgcaactagtgagtttactgactttgcctctgtttggtggtctgaataccatcgtaagaacccaaataacacaccaacttgggatgctttgaaacgggtcatgcgggccagatttgttccttcttattatgcccgtgatcttttacataagttgcaacaattgaggcaaggatccaaatctgtagaagagtactatcaagagctacaaatgggtatgcttcgttgcgggctagaggaaaatgaggatggtgccatagctagatttatgggtgggctgaaccgggagattcaggacattctagcttataaggaatataattctgtcaatcgtttatttcaccttgcttgtaaagctgaacgagaAGTGCAGGGACGATGA